The Punica granatum isolate Tunisia-2019 chromosome 4, ASM765513v2, whole genome shotgun sequence genome has a window encoding:
- the LOC116205937 gene encoding uncharacterized protein LOC116205937 isoform X2 yields MEGKSNQLINFARTLCFPDLKLSLLKPEKLCENMDPERRLNSTVPLISRLDHLDFIMKRLESKHDLPKWASRSSEIVPLDLAIGEVYCKGSLIDRVNSLEHRLLQLLLEIDSSGSSRTSKLTPSQDTPSSEGSKRELSGSSTAFGFPNLQPIREPRAVPPNNKPEIQAQATSQRTVHNTKKSTAASQVKAQTRKSRAAGEANKSCKALNKRQQKPRASFYIRLLGC; encoded by the exons ATGGAGGGAAAATCTAACCAACTTATAAATTTCGCTCGCACTCTGTGTTTCCCGGATTTAAAACTCAGTCTCTTGAAACCGGAGAAGCTGTGTGAAAACATGGACCCGGAGAGAAGGCTTAACTCCACCGTTCCGCTCATTTCCCGGCTGGACCATCTGGACTTCATC ATGAAGCGGTTGGAAAGCAAGCATGATTTGCCGAAATGGGCAAGCAGAAGCTCAGAGATAGTACCATTGGACTTGGCTATCGGGGAGGTTTACTGCAAGGGGTCGCTCATCGATCGAGTCAATTCTCTTGAGCACCGTCTCCTTCAG CTGTTACTGGAGATAGACTCGAGCGGTTCATCTCGGACATCGAAACTGACACCATCACAGGATACGCCATCGAGCGAAGGATCTAAGAGGGAACTGTCAGGCTCATCAACCGCATTCGGCTTTCCCAATCTTCAACCAATACGGGAGCCTCGAGCAGTCCCTCCCAACAACAAACCTGAAATCCAG GCACAGGCAACATCTCAGCGGACGGTGCATAACACAAAGAAATCGACTGCCGCCTCTCAGGTGAAGGCGCAGACAAGGAAGAGCAGAGCCGCTGGGGAAGCTAACAAATCCTGCAAGGCACTAAACAAAAGGCAGCAGAAGCCTCGAGCTTCTTTTTACATTAGACTGTTGGGCTGCTGA
- the LOC116205937 gene encoding uncharacterized protein LOC116205937 isoform X1: protein MEGKSNQLINFARTLCFPDLKLSLLKPEKLCENMDPERRLNSTVPLISRLDHLDFIMKRLESKHDLPKWASRSSEIVPLDLAIGEVYCKGSLIDRVNSLEHRLLQLLLEIDSSGSSRTSKLTPSQDTPSSEGSKRELSGSSTAFGFPNLQPIREPRAVPPNNKPEIQVSLSRQINREACITSLQAQATSQRTVHNTKKSTAASQVKAQTRKSRAAGEANKSCKALNKRQQKPRASFYIRLLGC, encoded by the exons ATGGAGGGAAAATCTAACCAACTTATAAATTTCGCTCGCACTCTGTGTTTCCCGGATTTAAAACTCAGTCTCTTGAAACCGGAGAAGCTGTGTGAAAACATGGACCCGGAGAGAAGGCTTAACTCCACCGTTCCGCTCATTTCCCGGCTGGACCATCTGGACTTCATC ATGAAGCGGTTGGAAAGCAAGCATGATTTGCCGAAATGGGCAAGCAGAAGCTCAGAGATAGTACCATTGGACTTGGCTATCGGGGAGGTTTACTGCAAGGGGTCGCTCATCGATCGAGTCAATTCTCTTGAGCACCGTCTCCTTCAG CTGTTACTGGAGATAGACTCGAGCGGTTCATCTCGGACATCGAAACTGACACCATCACAGGATACGCCATCGAGCGAAGGATCTAAGAGGGAACTGTCAGGCTCATCAACCGCATTCGGCTTTCCCAATCTTCAACCAATACGGGAGCCTCGAGCAGTCCCTCCCAACAACAAACCTGAAATCCAG GTCTCATTAAGCCGTCAAATAAATCGGGAAGCATGCATTACATCATTGCAGGCACAGGCAACATCTCAGCGGACGGTGCATAACACAAAGAAATCGACTGCCGCCTCTCAGGTGAAGGCGCAGACAAGGAAGAGCAGAGCCGCTGGGGAAGCTAACAAATCCTGCAAGGCACTAAACAAAAGGCAGCAGAAGCCTCGAGCTTCTTTTTACATTAGACTGTTGGGCTGCTGA
- the LOC116205936 gene encoding mitochondrial carnitine/acylcarnitine carrier-like protein: MGDVAKDLASGTLGGAAQLIVGHPFDTIKVKLQSQPAPLPGQPPKYAGAIDAVKQTLAAEGPRGLYKGMGAPLATVAAFNALLFTVRGQMEALLRSEPGVSLTVNQQVVAGAGAGVAVSFLACPTELIKCRLQAQSALATAGPGAAVAVKYAGPMDVARHVLRSEGGMRGLFKGLVPTLSREVPGNAAMFGVYEAVKQYMAGGRDTSGLGMGSLLVAGGIGGAAFWASVYPTDVVKSVIQVDDYKNPKYKGSIDAFTKILSSEGVKGLYKGFGPAMARSVPANAACFLVVEITKASLG; the protein is encoded by the exons ATGGGGGATGTGGCGAAGGACTTAGCCTCAGGAACGCTTGGTGGGGCGGCCCAACTGATTGTGGGGCACCCATTCGATACCATCAAGGTCAAGCTTCAGAGCCAGCCGGCCCCACTCCCTGGGCAGCCGCCCAAGTATGCTGGGGCAATAGATGCAGTCAAACAGACATTGGCTGCTGAAGGACCAAGAGGCTTGTACAAGGGCATGGGGGCCCCACTCGCCACTGTGGCCGCTTTCAATGCTCTTCTCTTCACTGTGAGGGGCCAGATGGAGGCCCTCTTGAGGTCTGAGCCCGGGGTCTCACTCACTGTGAATCAGCAGGTTGTTGCTGGGGCTGGTGCTGGGGTTGCTGTCTCATTCCTTGCTTGCCCAACCGAGTTAATCAAGTGCAG GTTACAAGCACAGAGTGCATTGGCAACTGCTGGCCCTGGTGCTGCCGTGGCTGTCAAGTATGCAGGCCCAATGGATGTGGCTCGCCATGTCCTCAGATCAGAGGGGGGAATGCGTGGACTTTTCAAGGGCCTGGTCCCCACCCTGTCCCGCGAGGTGCCTGGAAATGCTGCTATGTTCGGCGTGTACGAGGCCGTGAAGCAGTACATGGCAGGAGGCCGGGACACCTCAGGCCTTGGGATGGGGTCCCTCCTCGTAGCAGGAGGCATAGGTGGGGCGGCGTTCTGGGCATCTGTTTACCCAACAGATGTGGTGAAGAGCGTGATCCAGGTCGATGACTACAAGAACCCAAAGTACAAGGGTTCCATAGATGCCTTCACGAAGATTCTTAGCTCCGAGGGAGTCAAGGGCCTCTACAAGGGGTTTGGGCCCGCCATGGCCCGGAGTGTCCCTGCGAACGCAGCCTGCTTCCTGGTCGTCGAGATCACGAAGGCTAGTCTGGGCTGA
- the LOC116202915 gene encoding uncharacterized protein LOC116202915 translates to MPPSGSFDSHLNRKMPISAERSPKMLKDFLAEEANSISLGTFASFPRFPQESSMRGLIKTNLKSTAPSPAKAIMLLRSRSKAASVTISALRAMVKVLRAIPRTLSKQQSLQYGIENPKNTKETAEGTESKVAVRIKDIIRWRSFRDLAEEDHQLLKMSPTSPVDCTTATTLSTLSTSCNSSWCESDFSSDYSPPWSSNKQAFDDKEVMLREKFALDCNFDSGSMLDYVSSHEDSTAEDSLEKRARSFSTMEIESKRHTPWKENKGQSPVSVIDFEIGEDGEWRWSFKQSPAHEEIVTEQGEEDQDGEEQEPSGAEEKAMELLNQVRASTSKDCISAKCCEDRLLVDFFRSELTEGARFHARSKDEDYGELVKRAKSWVRGECDIGSGYEWGIDGRKEAYIMDMERREGWIKFEEDQEETVVEIESGVWSFLVDELLVEILSN, encoded by the exons ATGCCTCCTTCGGGTTCTTTTGATTCTCACTTGAACAGAAAGATGCCTATCTCAGCAGAACGTAGTCCAAAAATGCTGAAAGATTTCCTCGCAGAAGAAGCTAATTCTATATCTCTAGGCACGTTCGCATCATTTCCTCGATTTCCTCAAGAATCATCAATGCGGGGACTCATCAAAACCAACCTGAAATCCACTGCTCCATCACCAGCCAAGGCGATAATGCTATTGAGGAGCCGATCGAAGGCTGCTTCAGTGACGATCTCGGCTCTCAGGGCCATGGTCAAGGTTCTCAGGGCCATTCCTAGGACTCTGTCCAAGCAGCAGAGCTTACAATACGGGATTGAGAATCCTAAAAACACCAAAGAAACAGCAGAGGGCACCGAGAGCAAAGTGGCGGTCAGGATCAAGGACATAATACGATGGAGATCATTCAGGGACTTGGCGGAAGAGGACCATCAGCTGCTAAAAATGTCTCCTACTTCGCCAGTCGACTGCACCACTGCCACCACCCTCTCGACACTTAGCACTAGCTGCAACTCAAGCTGGTGTGAGAGTGATTTTTCATCTGATTACTCACCACCTTGGAGTAGTAATAAACAAGCCTTCGACGACAAGGAAGTCATGCTACGTGAAAAATTTGCACTGGACTGTAACTTTGACAGTGGTTCTATGCTTGACTATGTCAGCTCGCACGAAGATTCAACTGCGGAGGATTCGCTTGAGAAGAGGGCAAGAAGCTTCTCAACCATGGAAATTGAGTCCAAG CGGCATACACCGTGGAAGGAAAACAAAGGGCAAAGCCCAGTTTCGGTTATAGACTTTGAAATCGGAGAAGATGGAGAATGGCGCTGGTCATTCAAACAAAGCCCTGCCCATGAGGAGATCGTCACAGAacaaggagaagaagatcaagatggagaagaacaagaaccATCGGGAGCTGAAGAGAAAGCAATGGAGCTGCTGAATCAAGTGAGAGCCTCCACTTCAAAAGATTGCATAAGCGCCAAGTGCTGTGAGGATAGATTGTTGGTTGACTTCTTTAGGAGTGAGCTGACTGAAGGGGCAAGATTCCATGCCAGAAGCAAGGATGAAGATTATGGTGAGTTGGTGAAGAGAGCAAAGTCCTGGGTGAGAGGGGAATGCGATATTGGGTCAGGCTATGAGTGGGGGATAGATGGCAGGAAGGAAGCTTACATAATGGACATGGAGAGGAGAGAAGGGTGGATCAAGTTTGAAGAGGACCAAGAAGAGACGGTTGTTGAGATTGAGAGTGGGGTTTGGAGCTTCTTGGTGGATGAACTCCTGGTCGAGATCCTCTCGAATTGA
- the LOC116206241 gene encoding flap endonuclease GEN-like 1 has protein sequence MGVGGNFWDLLKPYARHEGFGFLRNKRVAVDLSYWIVQHETAIKAAHARKPHLRLTFFRTINLFSKFGAFPVFVVDGTPSSLKSRARITRFLQTSGIDPSSFPTAEGGDSVERNGAFKKCVKECAELLELLGIPVLEAKGEAEALCAQLNSGGFVEACITADSDAFLYGAKCVIKCIRPNSKEPLECYCMSDIEAGLGLKRNHLIAIALLVGNDHDLNGVHGVGLDTAIRFAKSGSEEEILKRLDEIASGQRLLFDGDVESGDDRSHLHSSDEISPNRRQSHCSFCGHPGSKRAHFKSSCAYCINGIGDGCTRKPEGFRCDCAPCDEDRKMKELKKRESWQMKVCSKIALRSNFPYHEIMEMYLSNNHGYFDENEGPHMSWESPKIEMLIDFLSLHQNWEPSYIRQKLFSMLSTIYLRDKAMDRGEDLLHGQYAFDSIQRVKMRYGHRFFVVKWKRAANDFAGSTIYRVHAEQASLEPQEFDEVEELVDLLDETDVPLVHVDDGNCFLLSDEDMELVRAAFPQEADRFLQEKELKEAKSKRRKSSGLIMEGTESESPKPRGVQLSITEFYKSTKVHNQQKPGDDDLIKSPEKGGSAAKEKRKGSGSNLPKSVRRRLLFK, from the exons ATGGGTGTCGGGGGGAATTTCTGGGACCTCCTGAAACCCTACGCCCGGCACGAGGGGTTCGGGTTCTTGAGGAACAAGCGGGTCGCCGTCGATCTGTCTTACTGGATTGTCCAGCACGAGACCGCAATCAAGGCGGCACATGCCCGGAAACCCCATCTCCGGCTCACCTTCTTCCGCACCATCAACCTCTTTTCCAAG TTTGGAGCATTTCCGGTTTTTGTTGTTGATGGTACACCATCATCTCTAAAATCAAGGGCGAGGATCACAAGGTTCCTCCAAACTTCCGGTATTGATCCGTCAAGTTTTCCAACGGCAGAGGGAGGTGACTCAGTGGAGAGGAACGGGGCATTCAAAAAGTGTGTGAAAGAATGTGCA GAACTGCTGGAACTACTTGGCATTCCTGTGTTGGAGGCAAAGGGTGAGGCTGAAGCCCTCTGTGCCCAGCTGAATAGTGGAGGTTTTGTTGAGGCTTGCATAACAGCTGATAGTGATGCATTTCTCTATGGGGCAAAGTGCGTCATAAAATGCATCCGTCCTAATTCCAAA GAACCGCTGGAATGCTACTGTATGTCAGATATTGAAGCAGGTCTGGGATTGAAGAGGAACCACTTGATTGCCATCGCTCTATTGGTAGGAAACGACCACGATTTAAATGGAGTCCACGGTGTTGGTCTTGACACAGCTATTCGATTTGCCAAATCTGGTAGCGAAGAAGAGATACTTAAAAG GTTAGATGAAATAGCTAGCGGTCAAAGGCTTCTGTTTGATGGCGATGTGGAATCAGGCGATGATCGATCTCACTTACACAGTTCAGACGAAATCTCACCAAATCGAAGGCAATCTCACTGCTCCTTCTGTGGGCATCCTGGGTCCAAGAGAGCCCATTTCAAGTCGTCTTGTGCATATTGCATCAATGGTATTGGTGATGGATGCACCAGAAAGCCCGAAGGATTTAGATGTGATTGCGCCCCCTGTGATGAG GACCGGAAAATGAAGGAACTGAAGAAGCGTGAGAGTTGGCAAATGAAAGTTTGCAGCAAGATCGCCTTGAGATCAAATTTCCCGTACCATGAGATAATGGAAATGTATTTGTCCAACAACCATGGCTATTTCGACG AGAATGAGGGTCCGCATATGTCTTGGGAAAGCCCCAAAATCGAGATGCTGATCGACTTTCTATCTCTTCACCAAAACTGGGAGCCGTCCTATATTCGACAGAAGTTGTTCTCTATGTTATCCACCATATATCTACGAGACAAGGCCATGGACAGGGGAGAAGATCTGCTTCATGGCCAGTATGCGTTTGACTCTATCCAGCGTGTGAAGATGAGATATGGGCATCGGTTTTTTGTAGTTAAGTGGAAAAGAGCTGCAAATGATTTTGCTGGTAGTACCATCTACAGAGTCCATGCTGAACAGGCTTCTTTGGAGCCACAGGAGTTTGATGAAGTTGAGGAATTGGTTGATCTTTTGGACGAGACTGACGTTCCACTAGTCCATGTAGATGATGGTAATTGTTTTCTGTTGTCCGATGAAGATATGGAGCTTGTAAGAGCCGCATTTCCCCAAGAGGCCGACCGATTTTTGCAGGAAAAG GAGTTGAAAGAGGCAAAATCAAAGAGACGAAAAAGCTCTGGCTTAATAATGGAAGGGACAGAATCGGAATCACCGAAGCCGAGAGGTGTCCAATTAAGCATCACTGAGTTCTATAAATCGACCAAAGTGCATAACCAGCAGAAGCCGGGAGATGATGATTTGATAAAAAGTCCAGAAAAAGGGGGATCCGCTGCAAAGGAGAAGCGGAAAGGGTCAGGTTCGAATCTTCCGAAGTCGGTGAGGCGCCGTCTTCTGTTCAAATGA